The Enterococcus sp. 7F3_DIV0205 genome has a window encoding:
- a CDS encoding sugar-binding transcriptional regulator — translation MLDELKMIEAVAPDLLDVMQERFHILRNIYWMQPIGRRSLSDSMGITERVLRTETDFLKNLQLIETSKSGMTLTEKGLDVYQGLETVMNQLLGMHQIEKEISQYFGIKRCIVVAGNSDNQEKVLYEFGDVLTDSLDLLLPEGNNIIAVMGGTTMAMTAEHMGTLETEKRHNLFVPARGGIGEAMTVQANSVSAVMASKTGGHHRALYVPEQLSLETYNSLLQEPSIQEVLTLIEQSNCVVHSIGRALHMAARRKMSDDEMVMLKQNNAVAESFGYFFDEEGEVVYKIPRIGLQLKDVQKIPNVVAIAGGKTKAKAIHAYMKNAPKQTWLITDEAAANEILKGATL, via the coding sequence ATGCTAGATGAATTGAAAATGATTGAAGCAGTTGCTCCAGATTTGCTCGATGTAATGCAGGAAAGGTTTCATATTCTTCGTAATATTTACTGGATGCAGCCTATTGGACGTAGAAGTCTATCTGATAGTATGGGAATTACAGAACGGGTCTTGAGAACAGAGACTGACTTTCTGAAAAATCTGCAACTGATAGAAACTTCTAAAAGTGGAATGACATTAACTGAAAAAGGTTTAGACGTTTACCAAGGGTTAGAGACCGTGATGAATCAATTACTTGGCATGCATCAAATCGAAAAAGAAATCAGTCAGTATTTCGGAATCAAGCGTTGTATCGTTGTCGCTGGCAATAGTGACAATCAAGAGAAGGTTTTGTATGAGTTTGGGGATGTTTTGACTGACTCACTAGACTTACTTTTACCTGAAGGCAATAATATTATTGCAGTTATGGGTGGTACGACAATGGCGATGACAGCTGAGCATATGGGGACTTTAGAAACGGAAAAAAGACATAATCTTTTTGTTCCAGCTAGAGGCGGAATTGGTGAAGCAATGACGGTCCAAGCCAATTCAGTAAGTGCTGTAATGGCAAGCAAAACTGGTGGACACCATAGAGCATTATATGTTCCAGAGCAATTAAGCTTAGAAACATATAACTCATTGTTGCAAGAACCCTCGATTCAAGAAGTTTTGACACTGATCGAGCAAAGTAATTGTGTGGTTCATAGTATTGGACGCGCATTACACATGGCAGCACGTCGCAAAATGTCTGACGATGAAATGGTTATGCTAAAGCAAAACAATGCTGTAGCAGAATCTTTCGGCTATTTCTTTGATGAAGAAGGGGAAGTTGTTTATAAAATCCCACGAATCGGACTTCAGTTAAAAGATGTACAAAAAATTCCGAATGTCGTTGCGATTGCAGGCGGTAAGACAAAAGCTAAAGCAATCCACGCATATATGAAGAACGCACCAAAACAAACGTGGCTCATCACAGATGAAGCTGCTGCAAATGAGATTTTAAAAGGGGCAACCCTTTAA
- the gap gene encoding type I glyceraldehyde-3-phosphate dehydrogenase, which yields MTVKVGINGFGRIGRLAFRRIQDVAGIEVVAINDLTDAKMLAHLLKYDTTQGRFNGTVEVHDGSFNVNGKEVKVLANRNPEELPWGELGVDIVLECTGFFTSKEKAELHLKAGAKRVVISAPGGNDVPTIVYNTNHDILTGKETVISGASCTTNCLAPMAKALQDNFGVVEGLMTTIHAYTGDQMTLDGPHPGGDFRRARAAAENIVPNTTGAAKAIGLVIPELNGKLDGAAQRVPVATGSLTELVTVLDKKVTVEEVNEVMAKAANESYGYNTDEIVSSDIVGMTFGSLFDATQTKVMTVGDQQLVKTVAWYDNEMSYTAQLVRTLEYFANL from the coding sequence ATGACAGTTAAAGTAGGTATTAATGGATTTGGACGTATCGGACGCTTAGCATTCCGTCGTATCCAAGATGTAGCAGGAATCGAAGTAGTAGCAATCAACGATTTAACAGATGCTAAAATGTTGGCTCACTTGTTAAAATATGACACAACTCAAGGTCGTTTCAACGGAACTGTTGAAGTTCATGATGGATCTTTCAACGTTAACGGTAAAGAAGTTAAAGTTCTTGCTAACCGCAACCCAGAAGAATTACCATGGGGCGAATTAGGTGTAGACATCGTTCTTGAATGTACTGGATTCTTCACTTCAAAAGAAAAAGCTGAATTACACTTAAAAGCTGGTGCTAAACGTGTTGTTATCTCTGCTCCAGGCGGAAATGACGTACCAACAATCGTTTATAACACTAACCACGATATCTTAACAGGTAAAGAAACAGTTATTTCAGGTGCTTCATGTACGACTAACTGTTTAGCTCCTATGGCTAAAGCTTTACAAGACAACTTTGGTGTTGTTGAAGGTCTTATGACTACAATCCACGCTTACACAGGTGACCAAATGACTCTTGATGGACCTCACCCAGGTGGAGACTTCCGTCGTGCACGCGCTGCAGCAGAAAACATCGTACCTAACACAACTGGTGCTGCTAAAGCAATCGGTCTAGTTATCCCTGAATTAAATGGTAAATTAGACGGAGCTGCTCAACGTGTTCCTGTAGCAACTGGTTCATTAACTGAATTAGTAACAGTTCTTGACAAAAAAGTAACGGTTGAAGAAGTAAACGAAGTTATGGCTAAAGCTGCTAACGAATCTTACGGATATAACACAGACGAAATCGTTTCTTCTGATATCGTAGGTATGACTTTCGGTTCATTATTCGATGCTACTCAAACTAAAGTAATGACTGTTGGCGATCAACAATTAGTGAAAACTGTTGCTTGGTATGACAACGAAATGTCTTATACTGCACAATTAGTTCGTACTTTAGAGTACTTCGCTAACTTATAA
- a CDS encoding YitT family protein — MKKFFESLPVHDYTTKLSVSIVYAILASVAMNFFYQPGNIYSSGITGLAQILTTLSTKVVGFKVPVSITLYALNIPLFFVAWRKIGKKFTVFTFLTVTLTSIFMQIVPQTSLSNDPIICAIFGGAVMGSGIGFALKNGLSSGGLDIFSITIRKKTGRSVGSISMYFNGLIIFVAGYLFGWQYMFYSALSIFVSGKVTDAVYTKQKKMQVMIITKNPDAVIDGIQQKMRRGITIIHEAEGAYRHDKQTLLLTVVTRFELPSLEAAMKESDPSAFVSISDNVKILGRFYEEDL; from the coding sequence ATGAAAAAATTCTTTGAAAGTTTACCTGTCCATGATTACACGACAAAACTTTCAGTGTCGATCGTTTATGCGATCTTGGCATCTGTTGCGATGAACTTCTTTTATCAACCAGGAAATATTTATTCTAGCGGGATTACAGGCCTCGCTCAAATTCTAACGACCTTATCAACAAAGGTTGTAGGGTTTAAAGTACCTGTTTCGATTACGTTATATGCCTTGAATATTCCCTTGTTTTTTGTGGCTTGGCGTAAAATCGGGAAAAAATTTACGGTCTTTACTTTTCTGACTGTTACACTGACTTCTATTTTTATGCAGATCGTGCCGCAAACAAGTCTCTCTAATGATCCAATTATCTGTGCGATTTTTGGTGGAGCAGTGATGGGTTCAGGTATTGGTTTTGCTTTGAAAAATGGTCTTTCTTCAGGTGGACTAGATATTTTTAGTATCACGATCCGTAAAAAAACAGGGCGTTCTGTTGGATCGATATCCATGTATTTTAATGGTTTGATTATTTTCGTGGCAGGGTATTTATTTGGCTGGCAGTATATGTTTTACAGTGCTTTGTCTATTTTTGTGAGTGGAAAAGTGACGGATGCAGTCTATACAAAGCAAAAGAAGATGCAAGTCATGATCATTACGAAAAATCCAGATGCTGTGATCGATGGAATCCAACAGAAAATGAGACGGGGAATTACGATTATTCATGAAGCAGAAGGGGCCTATCGTCATGATAAGCAAACATTATTATTGACGGTTGTGACTCGTTTTGAATTACCATCATTAGAAGCGGCTATGAAAGAATCTGATCCGTCTGCTTTTGTAAGTATTTCAGATAACGTCAAAATTCTTGGGCGTTTTTATGAAGAGGATTTATAA
- a CDS encoding glycoside hydrolase family 1 protein, whose product MRHTELDQFPKNFLWGSASAAYQVEGAYKEAGKGISVWDTFVKQPGTTFQDTNGDVAVDHYHRFKEDVALMAEIGLKAYRFSIAWSRIFPNGKGEPNQAGLDFYNQLINELLKYNIEPIVTIYHWDLPQALQDEYGGWESRQIIEDFTNYAKVLFDAFSDRVNYWVSLNEQNVFITHGYLLGTHPPAVRDVKRMFAANHIANLANASVIKAFKNGGYKGQIGPSFNYGPAYAFDSNPLNVLAKIDTEELMGFFWLDVYATGKYPRTVIKQLEKLQLAPVITESDQELLACGIPDFIGLNYYQTATVKASTTDSFSGEMKMNNSGKKGTSTEMEIPRVSKFVKNPYLEQTNWDWTIDPVGIRVALRTIESRYQLPVLITENGLGEYDKLENGEIHDPYRIEYLQKHLHEIQEAITDGVQVLGYCTWSFTDLLSWLNGYQKRYGFVYIDRDERSERTLNRYKKESFYWYQKVIETNGEYLNEMGNK is encoded by the coding sequence ATGCGCCACACAGAATTAGATCAATTTCCTAAAAATTTTTTATGGGGTAGTGCCTCTGCCGCATATCAAGTTGAAGGAGCTTATAAAGAAGCTGGTAAAGGTATTTCTGTTTGGGATACTTTTGTGAAACAACCTGGTACGACCTTCCAAGATACGAATGGAGATGTTGCAGTCGATCACTATCATCGCTTTAAAGAAGATGTCGCTTTAATGGCGGAGATTGGCTTGAAAGCTTATCGTTTTTCCATAGCATGGTCACGTATTTTTCCAAACGGTAAAGGCGAGCCCAATCAAGCAGGTCTTGATTTTTACAATCAGTTGATCAATGAGCTTTTGAAATACAACATTGAACCGATCGTAACAATTTACCACTGGGATCTCCCTCAAGCACTGCAAGATGAGTATGGGGGCTGGGAATCCCGACAAATTATTGAAGATTTTACCAATTATGCCAAGGTATTATTTGATGCCTTTTCTGATCGAGTAAACTATTGGGTAAGTTTGAATGAACAGAATGTTTTTATCACTCATGGTTATTTACTGGGTACTCATCCACCTGCTGTTCGTGATGTTAAACGAATGTTTGCGGCCAATCATATTGCCAATCTTGCTAATGCGTCTGTGATCAAAGCGTTTAAAAACGGTGGTTATAAAGGACAGATCGGCCCAAGTTTCAATTATGGTCCTGCTTATGCTTTTGATAGTAATCCACTGAATGTTTTAGCTAAAATTGATACGGAAGAACTGATGGGATTTTTCTGGCTAGATGTTTATGCAACAGGCAAATATCCAAGAACCGTTATCAAGCAATTAGAAAAATTACAGCTAGCGCCCGTTATTACCGAATCCGATCAAGAATTACTAGCATGCGGTATTCCAGATTTCATCGGTTTAAATTATTATCAAACTGCAACAGTCAAAGCTAGTACCACAGATTCCTTCTCAGGAGAAATGAAAATGAATAACTCTGGTAAAAAAGGAACCAGTACAGAAATGGAAATTCCTAGAGTGAGTAAATTTGTCAAAAATCCTTATCTAGAACAAACAAATTGGGATTGGACGATTGATCCGGTCGGCATTCGAGTGGCCTTAAGAACAATCGAAAGTCGTTATCAGCTACCCGTTCTGATCACAGAAAATGGTTTAGGAGAATACGACAAATTAGAAAACGGCGAAATCCATGATCCTTACCGTATCGAATACTTACAAAAACATTTACATGAGATCCAAGAAGCAATCACAGACGGAGTTCAAGTGTTAGGCTATTGCACTTGGAGTTTTACTGATCTGCTTAGTTGGTTGAATGGCTATCAAAAACGGTATGGTTTTGTTTATATTGATCGGGATGAACGTTCTGAGCGTACTTTAAATCGTTACAAAAAAGAGAGTTTTTATTGGTATCAAAAAGTGATTGAAACAAACGGTGAATACTTAAATGAAATGGGGAACAAATGA